The Dehalococcoidia bacterium genome window below encodes:
- a CDS encoding DsbA family protein produces the protein MAAVRLRSIVTEFSDRAVVHWRGFPLLPDELPGNHVSPRSVQGRARAAEAEPVCGITPWSGNGYPTSSLPALEAARCAARQGPEASDRYDMAVFSGFFCESKDIRDQNVLMEMADTVGLDVLRFARDMGTGEERQALLEEYHVAKDAYSSMALAYRSWC, from the coding sequence GTGGCGGCGGTACGCTTGCGCAGCATAGTCACGGAGTTCAGCGACAGAGCGGTGGTGCACTGGCGCGGCTTCCCGCTTTTACCGGACGAACTGCCAGGCAACCACGTCAGCCCGCGCAGTGTGCAGGGGCGCGCCCGAGCGGCGGAAGCCGAGCCTGTGTGTGGTATCACGCCCTGGTCCGGCAACGGCTATCCCACGTCCAGCCTGCCTGCGCTGGAGGCCGCCCGATGCGCGGCGCGACAGGGTCCCGAAGCGTCTGACCGGTATGACATGGCCGTTTTCAGCGGCTTTTTCTGCGAAAGCAAGGACATCCGCGACCAGAACGTCCTGATGGAGATGGCGGATACCGTGGGGCTGGACGTGCTGCGCTTCGCCCGTGACATGGGGACTGGCGAGGAACGTCAGGCGCTGCTGGAGGAGTACCACGTTGCAAAGGATGCCTACAGCAGCATGGCCCTCGCATACCGTTCGTGGTGTTAG
- a CDS encoding MerR family transcriptional regulator: MEEGIRGVYIISVASRLLAMHPQTLRKYERLGLITPSRTLGMLRLYSDRDMERLRLIKHLVENEDLNLAGVELSLQIWDRLVTLRESLAEAGNGRDLRRAVEEHLDGIFELLESSDDSEDR, encoded by the coding sequence ATGGAAGAAGGTATCCGCGGCGTCTATATCATCAGCGTGGCCTCCCGGCTTCTCGCCATGCACCCGCAGACCCTGCGGAAATACGAGAGGCTCGGCCTGATAACTCCCAGCCGCACGCTGGGCATGCTCCGTTTGTACTCTGACCGGGACATGGAGCGGTTGCGGCTCATCAAGCACCTAGTAGAGAACGAAGATCTGAACCTGGCCGGGGTGGAGTTGAGCCTTCAGATTTGGGACCGCCTCGTCACATTGCGAGAATCGCTCGCGGAGGCCGGCAATGGCAGAGACCTGCGTCGGGCGGTTGAAGAGCACTTGGATGGTATTTTTGAGCTTCTTGAGTCATCCGACGACAGCGAAGACCGATAA
- a CDS encoding universal stress protein, which translates to MFRILLATDGSVYALNAADYTAALTKKIADAEVTVIHVVDTSYIATVAAAGLGMTVSPAAIFPEELEKVGEKALQMTQERLSAAGVQPKTRMEHGRPAELICSIAEKEKYDLIAVGSSGMGHIAGIFLGSVSDNVTHRARVPVLVIRGVGEDQA; encoded by the coding sequence ATGTTCCGAATCTTGCTGGCAACCGACGGCTCTGTCTACGCTCTCAACGCCGCTGACTACACCGCGGCTCTCACCAAAAAGATAGCGGACGCGGAAGTCACCGTCATCCACGTGGTGGACACCAGCTACATTGCGACGGTGGCGGCGGCGGGTCTCGGCATGACGGTCTCCCCCGCCGCTATCTTCCCGGAAGAGTTGGAGAAAGTGGGAGAGAAAGCCCTTCAGATGACGCAGGAGCGGCTTTCCGCCGCTGGCGTCCAGCCCAAGACCCGCATGGAACACGGACGCCCCGCCGAGCTCATCTGCTCCATCGCCGAGAAGGAGAAGTACGACCTGATCGCTGTCGGAAGCAGTGGCATGGGCCACATCGCGGGCATCTTCCTGGGCAGCGTCAGCGACAATGTGACCCACCGGGCGCGAGTGCCTGTCCTGGTCATTCGCGGCGTCGGGGAGGACCAGGCTTAG
- a CDS encoding CoA transferase, with protein MALEGVRVLELCEMVAGPYCGRLLADMGADVVKVERPGKGDTARRYGPFPDDIPHPEKSGLFLYANLNKRGVTLDVDKPTGRRLLADLVRRADVVLEDRSPHEARRLDLDYTALSAVNDQIIVTSVTPFGQTGPYANFKAYPLNTFHASGEGYFLPGGAEWLSRPPVHGGGAFLGDYDSGLAAGIATVAALYDRTVSGRGQHVDISRQEVLMALTGLDLTRWQNGGKLESRADRGQRLGSTLRCNDGYVEINVNFNHHWDACVRALGSPAWATDKRFAYYKGRLENDKELRANFETWSMSQTKREVMERLQSHGCPAGAVNDPADVLASPQLQAGGYFAEVSHPDAGLYKYPSAPWKLSATPARYERPAPRLGEHNAHIFCRELGLPPAELADLRRAGVI; from the coding sequence ATGGCGCTGGAAGGCGTCCGTGTTCTGGAGCTGTGCGAAATGGTGGCCGGGCCGTACTGTGGCCGCCTTCTGGCTGACATGGGCGCGGACGTGGTCAAGGTAGAGCGGCCAGGCAAGGGCGATACGGCGCGCCGCTACGGCCCGTTCCCCGACGATATACCGCACCCGGAGAAGAGCGGCCTCTTTCTTTACGCAAACCTGAACAAGCGCGGCGTGACCCTGGACGTGGATAAGCCCACGGGCCGCCGCCTCCTGGCCGACCTGGTCCGCCGGGCCGACGTGGTGCTGGAAGACAGGTCGCCTCACGAGGCGCGGCGCCTGGACCTGGACTACACGGCCCTCAGCGCCGTCAACGACCAGATCATCGTCACGTCCGTCACCCCATTCGGACAGACCGGGCCTTACGCCAACTTCAAGGCCTACCCCCTGAACACCTTCCACGCCAGCGGCGAGGGCTACTTCCTCCCCGGCGGCGCCGAGTGGCTGAGCCGTCCGCCTGTCCACGGCGGCGGCGCTTTCCTGGGCGACTATGACAGCGGCCTGGCGGCGGGTATCGCCACCGTCGCCGCTCTGTACGACCGCACTGTCAGCGGACGCGGCCAGCACGTGGACATCTCCCGACAAGAGGTGCTGATGGCCCTAACCGGGCTGGACCTGACCAGATGGCAGAACGGAGGCAAGTTGGAGTCCCGCGCCGATCGTGGGCAGCGCCTGGGCAGCACCTTACGGTGCAATGACGGCTACGTGGAGATCAACGTCAACTTCAACCACCACTGGGACGCTTGTGTCCGCGCGCTGGGCAGCCCCGCATGGGCGACCGACAAGCGGTTCGCCTATTACAAAGGGCGGCTGGAGAACGACAAAGAGCTACGGGCGAACTTTGAAACGTGGTCCATGTCCCAGACCAAGCGTGAGGTCATGGAGCGCCTCCAGTCCCACGGCTGTCCGGCGGGCGCCGTGAACGACCCGGCGGACGTCTTGGCGTCGCCGCAGCTCCAGGCGGGTGGCTACTTCGCAGAGGTCAGCCACCCGGATGCGGGGCTTTACAAGTACCCCTCGGCGCCTTGGAAGCTCTCGGCTACGCCCGCCCGCTATGAGCGGCCCGCGCCGCGCCTGGGCGAGCATAACGCCCACATCTTCTGCCGCGAGCTTGGCCTGCCGCCCGCGGAGCTCGCCGACCTGCGCCGCGCGGGCGTCATCTGA
- a CDS encoding nucleotide exchange factor GrpE produces the protein MTASDPGQQEQEAAAAGRQTQSPEGAASPTVESVLRDRDELKNILLRTQADFSNYRKRMEQEREEARRMVAAGILVVLLPALDDLDRTMANMPPAVAQSPWGEGLGLAQRKLQSVLEGAGLKPIEAGGKAFDPWEHEAVMYDETGEHAEGKVVQVVRAGYKLQGRVLRPAQVVVARRPEKAEAPAPDTRNETKGG, from the coding sequence ATGACTGCCAGTGACCCGGGACAGCAAGAGCAGGAGGCCGCCGCCGCGGGGAGGCAGACGCAGTCTCCGGAAGGCGCAGCGTCGCCCACGGTGGAAAGCGTGCTGCGCGACAGGGATGAGCTAAAGAACATCCTTCTGCGCACTCAGGCTGATTTTAGCAACTATCGCAAGCGCATGGAGCAGGAGAGGGAGGAGGCGCGGCGCATGGTCGCTGCGGGAATCCTCGTCGTCTTGCTCCCTGCGCTGGACGATCTGGACAGGACCATGGCCAACATGCCCCCGGCGGTGGCGCAATCTCCCTGGGGCGAAGGCCTGGGCCTGGCGCAACGGAAGTTACAGAGCGTCCTGGAGGGCGCAGGGCTGAAGCCCATCGAGGCGGGGGGCAAGGCGTTCGACCCGTGGGAGCACGAGGCCGTCATGTATGATGAGACGGGAGAGCACGCGGAGGGGAAAGTAGTCCAGGTCGTGCGAGCCGGTTACAAACTGCAGGGGCGGGTGCTTCGGCCTGCCCAGGTTGTCGTCGCCCGGAGGCCGGAAAAAGCGGAGGCGCCCGCGCCTGACACTCGTAACGAGACCAAAGGAGGCTAG
- a CDS encoding cupin domain-containing protein produces MARTARTTRPKGTSRKTTTRAKANPSLGAYGVISYVEMPDCSLRVLRLDGDKEVNLHYHSKCSQVYFILKGTAEVSIGGKVTKLKEHQTARVPVRAAHGIRSDDGAIALSISIPPLDLADQVPVQEGYTKP; encoded by the coding sequence ATGGCAAGGACGGCGCGCACGACACGACCGAAAGGCACGTCCCGGAAGACTACAACCAGGGCTAAGGCCAACCCAAGCCTGGGCGCCTACGGGGTCATCTCCTACGTCGAAATGCCCGATTGCAGCCTGCGCGTACTGCGACTGGACGGCGACAAGGAGGTCAACCTCCACTACCATAGCAAGTGCAGTCAGGTCTATTTCATCCTGAAGGGCACGGCGGAGGTCTCCATCGGCGGCAAGGTGACGAAGCTCAAGGAGCACCAGACCGCGCGCGTACCCGTTCGGGCGGCCCACGGCATCCGGTCCGATGACGGGGCCATCGCCCTCAGCATATCCATACCACCCCTTGACCTGGCGGACCAGGTCCCGGTGCAGGAGGGCTACACAAAGCCCTAG
- the dnaK gene encoding molecular chaperone DnaK, giving the protein MAKVIGIDLGTTLSVVAVVEGGEPNVIENAEGARLTPSVVAVNPKTGERYVGLLARRQAITNPENTVFSVKRLMGRKYDDREVQEAMKRLPYKVVKAANGDAHVVMGDRAYSPPEVSAMVLQKLKADAEARLGEKITQAVITVPAYFNDAQRQATKDAGKIAGLEVLRIINEPTASALAFGLDKKKKKDMTVAVFDLGGGTFDVSVLTIGEGVFEVKSTSGDTYLGGDDFDQKIMDWLVDEFRRESGIDLRKDRMALQRLKEAGEKAKIEKSSQAQTEINLPIITADARGPKHLVKDLSRAKLEQLCADLIERLEQPCRRALEDAKLQPHQIDEAILVGGMSRMPAVQRKAAEIFGKEPSKSVNPDEAVAQGAAIQAAVLKGDVKDILLLDVTPLTLGVETLGGVVTALIPRNSTVPTSKSETFTTAADGQPSVEIHIVQGERPLARETKSLARFILDGILPAPRGVPKVEVTFDIDANGILNVRARDTGTGREQKVIVQPSSGLSKDQIENMVKEAETHADADKRQREEVEAINQADSLAYSAEKLLREQGDKVPAHLKADLEKQVSEVKQAVQAKDAAKARQASATLSATLQQVGQAVYSQAQGQAGAGPAGSGGPEKPPKGGPAGPGESGSGAVEGEFREV; this is encoded by the coding sequence ATGGCAAAGGTTATTGGCATTGATCTCGGCACCACCCTCTCCGTCGTGGCCGTTGTAGAGGGGGGCGAGCCGAACGTTATCGAAAACGCGGAGGGGGCCCGTCTGACCCCGTCCGTCGTCGCCGTCAATCCCAAGACGGGGGAGCGGTACGTGGGCCTTCTGGCAAGGCGTCAGGCTATCACCAACCCGGAGAACACCGTTTTCTCCGTGAAGCGCCTCATGGGCCGCAAGTACGACGACCGCGAGGTGCAGGAGGCGATGAAGCGGCTGCCTTACAAAGTGGTGAAGGCCGCCAACGGCGACGCGCATGTGGTGATGGGCGACCGGGCGTACTCGCCGCCGGAGGTCTCGGCCATGGTCCTGCAGAAGCTGAAGGCGGACGCCGAAGCCAGGCTGGGGGAGAAGATTACGCAGGCGGTCATCACCGTTCCCGCGTATTTCAACGACGCCCAGCGACAGGCCACAAAGGACGCGGGCAAGATTGCCGGCCTGGAGGTCCTGCGCATCATCAACGAGCCGACCGCCTCGGCTCTGGCGTTCGGGCTGGACAAGAAAAAGAAGAAGGACATGACGGTTGCCGTCTTCGACCTGGGCGGCGGCACATTCGATGTCTCCGTCCTCACCATCGGCGAGGGCGTCTTCGAGGTCAAGTCCACATCCGGCGATACGTATCTGGGCGGCGACGACTTCGACCAGAAGATCATGGACTGGCTGGTGGACGAGTTCCGACGGGAGAGCGGCATAGACCTGCGCAAGGACCGGATGGCCCTGCAGCGCCTCAAGGAGGCGGGTGAGAAGGCCAAGATCGAGAAGTCCTCACAGGCGCAGACGGAGATAAACCTGCCCATCATCACAGCCGACGCCAGAGGGCCCAAGCACCTCGTCAAGGACCTGAGCCGCGCCAAGCTGGAGCAGCTCTGCGCCGACCTGATTGAGCGGCTGGAGCAGCCGTGCCGCCGCGCTCTGGAGGACGCCAAGCTCCAACCTCATCAGATTGACGAGGCCATCCTCGTGGGCGGCATGAGCCGGATGCCCGCCGTCCAGCGGAAGGCGGCGGAGATATTCGGCAAGGAGCCGAGCAAGTCGGTCAACCCGGACGAGGCGGTTGCCCAGGGCGCCGCCATCCAGGCGGCCGTGCTCAAAGGTGATGTAAAGGATATCCTGCTGCTGGACGTGACGCCGCTCACTCTGGGCGTGGAGACCCTGGGCGGCGTGGTGACAGCCCTCATCCCGCGCAACTCCACGGTCCCGACGTCCAAGTCCGAGACGTTTACGACGGCAGCCGACGGGCAGCCCAGCGTGGAGATCCACATCGTGCAGGGGGAACGGCCCCTGGCGCGGGAGACCAAGTCCTTGGCCCGCTTCATTCTGGACGGCATTCTGCCGGCGCCGCGGGGCGTGCCGAAGGTTGAGGTCACCTTTGACATAGACGCGAACGGCATTTTGAACGTGCGGGCGCGGGACACGGGCACGGGGCGTGAACAGAAGGTGATCGTCCAGCCCTCCTCTGGTCTTTCCAAGGACCAGATTGAGAACATGGTCAAGGAGGCCGAGACGCATGCGGATGCGGACAAGCGCCAGCGCGAGGAGGTGGAGGCCATCAACCAGGCCGACTCGCTGGCCTACAGCGCCGAGAAGCTGCTGCGCGAGCAGGGCGACAAGGTGCCCGCCCACCTGAAAGCGGACCTTGAGAAACAGGTCAGCGAGGTGAAGCAGGCCGTACAGGCCAAAGACGCCGCCAAAGCGCGGCAGGCTTCGGCGACGCTGTCCGCGACGCTGCAGCAGGTCGGACAGGCCGTGTACAGCCAGGCGCAGGGACAGGCGGGGGCCGGCCCGGCGGGCTCGGGCGGTCCGGAGAAGCCGCCGAAGGGCGGCCCTGCGGGACCTGGCGAGTCCGGGTCCGGCGCCGTGGAGGGTGAGTTCCGAGAGGTCTAG
- a CDS encoding XdhC family protein, with amino-acid sequence MHAVFKEAVALLEQGRPFVLARVVRTRGSTPQKPGAMLLVRPDGTIVGTLGGGCVEAEVWARCRDLMQRGGGPELSTFHLSDDLAAQSGMVCGGSMDIFIDPTSARPEFLPVARAIVGAYEDSGSVVMATAVSGPSPGAYMLVRENGVRAGSLGSATLDDMAADTGRAHLHRGTSEIVTAQDGTHVLVEAFTSPPTVLVVGGGHIALALYELGQMLGFRFIIIDDRPQFASRERFPNAVALVVDDYASAFQKVRITPGMYVVVATRGHKHDDDALRAAVLSPARYVGLVGSQRKVLLIYRHLLREGISMERLRHVHAPVGLHIGARTPREIAMSILAEMLMERYGGSGQPMMLPEKLLQKAAELASHGSTSNEDVLSHAGAQVPSAAP; translated from the coding sequence ATGCACGCGGTGTTCAAGGAGGCCGTGGCCCTGCTGGAGCAGGGGCGACCCTTCGTCCTGGCGCGGGTGGTCCGCACGCGCGGGTCCACGCCGCAGAAGCCCGGCGCCATGCTGCTGGTGCGGCCTGACGGCACAATCGTCGGCACCCTGGGCGGGGGATGCGTGGAAGCGGAGGTCTGGGCGCGATGCCGCGACCTGATGCAGCGAGGCGGCGGCCCTGAGCTGAGCACGTTCCACCTTTCGGACGACCTGGCCGCGCAGTCCGGCATGGTCTGCGGCGGCTCCATGGACATCTTTATTGACCCGACGTCCGCCCGGCCTGAGTTCCTACCCGTCGCCCGCGCGATAGTCGGCGCCTACGAGGACAGTGGCAGCGTCGTGATGGCCACCGCCGTCTCTGGCCCCTCGCCGGGCGCGTACATGCTGGTGCGCGAGAACGGCGTCCGCGCGGGCAGCCTGGGCAGCGCCACGCTCGACGACATGGCCGCGGACACGGGGCGCGCCCACCTGCACCGGGGCACATCAGAGATTGTCACAGCCCAAGACGGCACACACGTGCTCGTGGAGGCGTTCACGTCTCCGCCCACCGTCCTTGTCGTCGGGGGCGGACATATCGCCCTGGCGCTCTACGAGCTGGGCCAGATGCTGGGCTTCCGCTTCATCATCATTGACGACCGGCCTCAGTTCGCGAGCCGCGAGCGCTTCCCCAACGCCGTGGCCCTTGTTGTGGACGATTACGCCAGCGCCTTCCAGAAGGTGCGCATCACCCCGGGCATGTACGTGGTGGTGGCGACACGCGGGCACAAGCACGACGACGACGCCCTGCGCGCGGCGGTGCTCTCCCCCGCACGCTACGTCGGACTGGTGGGCAGCCAGCGCAAGGTACTGCTCATCTACCGCCACCTCCTGCGCGAGGGCATTTCGATGGAGCGGCTGCGGCATGTCCATGCCCCCGTGGGCCTGCACATCGGCGCGCGCACGCCCCGCGAGATTGCCATGAGCATCCTCGCGGAGATGCTTATGGAGCGCTACGGAGGCAGCGGCCAGCCGATGATGCTGCCTGAGAAGTTGCTCCAGAAAGCCGCCGAACTGGCGTCCCACGGCTCGACGTCCAACGAGGATGTGCTGAGCCATGCGGGCGCGCAAGTCCCATCCGCAGCGCCCTAG
- a CDS encoding CoA transferase yields the protein MTPTLQPTRRQEATRLPLTGVRVLDLTQMGAGPYCTQHLAFLGADVIKLDTLERIRLLRGRSALPWVLDQLNIYKRSATLDLRNPDAIQLSKSIIPLCDVVVENYRPGVLDKMGLGYGVLRRLRPDIILASASACGAQGPYRHFGGFAPIFSAMAGLSHLTGYEDGPPTEMRMSIDLRVGTACAFPILAALRHRQRTGKGQFIDVSFVDAITSLVGHTMLEPQMTGRTPARRGNRDDSVAPHNCYPCQGTDRWVSIAVGGEEEWQAFCRVTGHTEWAEDPRFADAYARKRHEPLLDALVAQWTRERTARQVMTTLQEVGVAAIPTFDARDLAEDPHVRERGFYAPYSTGEGGTRVAAGPQWHLPDAPADSRERAIPMLGQHNTYVFQEMLGMDADDVERLTHAKVIS from the coding sequence ATGACCCCTACGCTTCAGCCCACTCGCCGCCAGGAAGCAACGCGTCTGCCGCTCACCGGCGTGCGCGTCCTGGACTTGACGCAGATGGGCGCCGGGCCGTACTGCACCCAGCATCTCGCGTTCCTGGGCGCCGACGTGATCAAGCTCGACACACTGGAGCGCATACGTCTTCTTCGCGGACGGTCGGCGCTCCCCTGGGTGTTGGACCAGCTCAACATCTACAAGCGCAGTGCGACGCTGGACCTGCGGAATCCAGACGCCATTCAGCTTTCCAAAAGCATTATCCCGCTCTGTGACGTCGTCGTCGAAAACTACCGGCCCGGAGTGCTGGACAAGATGGGTCTGGGCTACGGTGTCCTTCGACGCCTCCGCCCGGACATCATCCTTGCCTCCGCCTCGGCCTGCGGCGCACAGGGACCCTACCGCCACTTCGGCGGCTTCGCGCCCATCTTCAGCGCGATGGCGGGCCTCTCCCACCTTACCGGCTACGAGGACGGGCCGCCCACGGAAATGCGCATGTCCATTGACCTTCGGGTGGGCACCGCCTGCGCCTTTCCCATCCTTGCGGCGCTGCGGCATCGCCAGCGCACGGGGAAGGGTCAGTTCATTGACGTCAGCTTTGTGGACGCCATCACCAGCCTGGTGGGCCACACTATGCTAGAGCCCCAGATGACGGGCCGCACGCCCGCCCGGCGCGGCAACAGGGATGACAGCGTGGCCCCGCACAACTGCTACCCATGCCAGGGGACCGACCGATGGGTGAGCATCGCGGTCGGCGGCGAGGAGGAGTGGCAGGCCTTCTGCCGCGTCACCGGACACACGGAGTGGGCCGAGGACCCGCGCTTCGCCGATGCCTACGCCCGCAAGCGCCACGAGCCGCTGCTGGACGCACTCGTGGCCCAGTGGACCAGGGAGCGGACAGCACGCCAGGTGATGACGACGCTCCAGGAGGTCGGCGTCGCGGCCATTCCCACCTTCGACGCCCGCGACCTCGCTGAGGACCCACATGTGCGCGAGCGCGGCTTCTATGCCCCCTATAGTACGGGAGAGGGCGGCACTCGGGTCGCCGCCGGGCCGCAGTGGCACCTGCCGGATGCGCCCGCCGACAGCCGCGAGCGGGCCATCCCCATGCTCGGCCAGCACAACACATACGTTTTCCAGGAGATGCTCGGCATGGACGCGGACGATGTGGAACGGCTGACGCACGCCAAGGTCATTTCCTAA
- a CDS encoding nucleotidyltransferase family protein yields the protein MRARKSHPQRPSPHMAAVAALLLAAGESRRMGAAKALLRWKGTFLLQYQIRQLLQAGVSEIIVVLGHDADRLLPEVQNGPEVTVVVNPDYRQGRTTSIKAGLRRLSPACAGIMVLAVDQPRRADILRRLVEEFEQRPSAIVAPEYQGRGGHPAIFARSLLDEMRAITEAKQGLREVTQRHRAELRLVPFETPEVLLDINTPQEYQDAMEQYGGPEARPPNQP from the coding sequence ATGCGGGCGCGCAAGTCCCATCCGCAGCGCCCTAGCCCTCACATGGCCGCCGTCGCCGCACTGCTCCTGGCCGCCGGCGAGTCCCGCCGCATGGGCGCCGCCAAGGCCTTGCTCCGCTGGAAGGGCACCTTCCTGCTTCAGTACCAGATACGCCAGCTTCTGCAGGCGGGCGTCAGTGAGATCATCGTCGTGCTGGGGCACGATGCCGACCGCCTCTTGCCCGAGGTCCAGAACGGACCGGAGGTCACAGTAGTAGTCAATCCCGACTATCGCCAAGGCAGAACGACGTCCATCAAGGCGGGGCTGCGGCGCCTGTCACCCGCATGCGCTGGCATCATGGTGCTGGCGGTGGACCAGCCACGTCGCGCGGACATTCTGCGACGGCTGGTGGAGGAGTTCGAGCAGCGCCCGTCCGCCATCGTGGCCCCGGAATATCAGGGTCGCGGCGGACACCCGGCCATCTTCGCGCGCAGCCTGCTGGACGAGATGCGGGCGATAACGGAGGCGAAGCAGGGCCTCCGTGAGGTGACGCAACGGCACCGGGCTGAGCTGCGGCTCGTCCCCTTCGAAACGCCGGAAGTGCTCCTGGACATCAATACGCCCCAGGAGTACCAGGACGCGATGGAACAGTACGGCGGGCCAGAGGCCCGTCCGCCGAACCAGCCCTAG
- a CDS encoding MFS transporter has translation MRLEFTQGENHKWWVLGTVSIGVFMAVLDSNIVNIALPSVMTSFRTDLITVEWVVLAYLLTISVMLLPMGRLADIVGRKKVYRAGFGVFILGSALCGVAPGVGWLIAARMIQALGASMTMANGLAITTAIFPARQRGQALGLNSTTVAVGATLGPTLGGLLVDALGWRSIFYLNLPVGLIGMAMAHLVLREELVTTTGDKRPSFDWPGAVTSAVTLGAFILTMSRAEVWGWAALPTLALLSTAIVFFVAFIVVERRSADAMIDLAFFRNRAFAAGVGASLLTFLAMSSNQFLMPFFLQTVQGYQARQAGLMITPVAVMLAVMGPISGRLSDRFGARAFSSIGLGIVGLALLWLSFIPRDASYVQVLVALAMVGAGIGLFQSPNNSSVLSTVPRASYGTTAAFLNLTRNTGQVTGIAVAGTIVTIVMGGAMESLASGAPASASQVQPFLDGMHAAYLAGAAFAFAGCLASLVRGPRLAPVEDAPALGGSPVVGSRPSRPC, from the coding sequence ATGCGGCTGGAGTTCACCCAGGGCGAGAACCACAAGTGGTGGGTGCTCGGCACCGTGTCCATCGGCGTGTTCATGGCGGTGCTGGACTCCAACATCGTCAATATTGCGTTGCCCAGCGTCATGACCTCATTCCGCACGGACCTGATCACGGTGGAGTGGGTCGTCCTGGCGTACCTGCTGACCATCAGTGTCATGCTCCTCCCCATGGGCAGGTTGGCGGATATAGTGGGCCGCAAGAAAGTCTATCGGGCCGGTTTTGGGGTGTTCATCCTTGGGTCGGCGCTGTGCGGCGTCGCGCCGGGAGTGGGGTGGCTGATCGCGGCGCGGATGATACAGGCACTGGGGGCGTCCATGACCATGGCCAATGGCTTGGCTATCACGACCGCCATCTTTCCGGCCCGTCAGCGCGGCCAGGCGCTGGGCCTTAATAGCACCACGGTGGCCGTGGGCGCCACCCTTGGCCCGACGCTGGGAGGCCTGCTTGTGGACGCCCTGGGATGGCGCTCCATATTCTATCTGAACCTGCCCGTGGGTCTGATTGGGATGGCGATGGCCCACCTGGTGCTCCGCGAGGAACTGGTGACTACCACGGGTGACAAGCGGCCATCCTTCGACTGGCCTGGGGCGGTAACGTCAGCGGTGACTCTTGGAGCGTTCATTCTCACCATGTCACGGGCCGAGGTGTGGGGATGGGCGGCGCTCCCCACGCTGGCGCTTCTCTCCACCGCCATTGTGTTCTTTGTAGCGTTCATCGTGGTGGAGAGACGCAGTGCGGACGCGATGATTGACCTTGCGTTCTTCAGGAACCGCGCATTCGCGGCAGGGGTCGGCGCCTCGTTGCTGACCTTTCTAGCCATGTCGTCCAACCAGTTCCTGATGCCCTTCTTCCTGCAGACGGTGCAGGGCTATCAGGCCCGGCAGGCGGGACTGATGATCACTCCGGTGGCCGTCATGCTCGCGGTCATGGGCCCTATCAGCGGGAGGCTGTCGGACCGCTTTGGAGCACGGGCCTTCTCGTCCATTGGCCTGGGTATCGTAGGACTGGCCCTGCTGTGGCTGTCCTTTATCCCTCGGGATGCCAGCTACGTCCAGGTTTTGGTGGCCCTGGCCATGGTGGGCGCGGGCATTGGGCTGTTCCAGTCGCCGAACAATAGCTCGGTGTTGAGCACGGTGCCGCGGGCGTCCTACGGGACGACGGCCGCTTTCTTGAATCTTACCCGCAACACCGGGCAGGTGACCGGTATTGCGGTGGCGGGCACCATCGTTACGATTGTCATGGGGGGAGCGATGGAGTCGCTAGCCTCCGGAGCGCCTGCCTCCGCATCCCAGGTCCAACCCTTTCTAGACGGCATGCACGCCGCTTACCTGGCTGGCGCGGCGTTTGCGTTCGCGGGCTGCCTGGCGTCTCTGGTGCGTGGGCCGCGACTCGCTCCCGTTGAGGACGCGCCGGCGCTGGGCGGGTCACCGGTCGTCGGCAGTCGGCCTTCGCGTCCATGCTAG